One genomic region from Desulfovibrio sp. encodes:
- the glp gene encoding gephyrin-like molybdotransferase Glp: MKSFLTLQPVETVMGHIRTFPVLCAERVPLDAASGRRLAEDFAAPADLPGFDRATVDGYAVRARDIFGAQEANPALVECVGDCPMGAAPSVILHEGQTARILTGGMLPQGADCAVMVEYSRSAGGNLVELTRSQAPGDNVVLRDDDAAAGARLLAAGRRLRPQDIGLLAAFGQTDVTVRRSPRVAIVSTGDEVVPIEETPPPGKVRDVNAHSIAALCREAGAQAVRAGLVRDDAGELEACLTRLADEYDVVVVSGGSSAGMRDHTVDVFTAMPGGKILTHGVALSPGKPFILGRATAAGRTVCLMGLPGHTASAIICARVFLLPLLHHLQGQTEPEIVPRVPARLTRSIASAQGRRDYLRVRLTPLAHTAPNSGDALCPLYEADPLTGTSGIITGMTAADGLLVCPENREGFNAGDTVMVELFQ, from the coding sequence GTGAAATCCTTTTTGACCTTGCAGCCCGTGGAAACGGTTATGGGCCATATCCGTACCTTCCCCGTGCTGTGCGCCGAGCGCGTCCCGCTGGACGCGGCCTCTGGCCGCCGCCTTGCGGAAGATTTTGCAGCCCCCGCCGACCTGCCCGGATTCGACCGCGCCACTGTGGACGGCTACGCCGTGCGGGCCCGCGATATTTTCGGCGCGCAGGAGGCCAACCCGGCCCTTGTGGAATGCGTGGGCGACTGCCCCATGGGGGCGGCTCCCTCCGTCATCCTTCACGAGGGGCAGACGGCGCGCATACTTACGGGCGGCATGCTGCCGCAGGGCGCGGACTGCGCCGTCATGGTGGAGTATTCCCGTTCGGCCGGGGGCAACCTTGTGGAGCTGACCCGCAGTCAGGCCCCAGGCGACAATGTTGTTCTGCGTGACGACGACGCTGCCGCCGGAGCGCGGCTCCTTGCCGCCGGACGCCGCCTGCGCCCGCAGGACATCGGCCTTCTGGCGGCCTTTGGCCAGACGGATGTGACGGTACGGCGCAGCCCGCGCGTGGCCATTGTGTCCACCGGGGATGAAGTGGTGCCCATTGAGGAAACGCCGCCGCCCGGAAAAGTCCGCGACGTCAACGCCCACAGCATCGCCGCCCTGTGCCGCGAGGCAGGGGCGCAGGCAGTGCGGGCCGGGCTTGTACGTGACGATGCCGGTGAACTTGAGGCATGCCTTACACGGCTTGCCGACGAATACGATGTGGTGGTGGTGTCGGGCGGCTCGTCGGCGGGTATGCGCGACCACACGGTTGACGTGTTCACCGCAATGCCCGGGGGAAAAATTCTCACCCACGGCGTGGCCCTCAGCCCCGGAAAGCCCTTCATTCTGGGCCGCGCCACCGCTGCCGGGCGCACCGTCTGCCTCATGGGGCTTCCGGGCCATACTGCCAGCGCCATCATCTGCGCGCGGGTCTTTCTGCTGCCCCTGCTCCACCATCTTCAGGGGCAGACAGAGCCGGAAATTGTCCCCCGTGTTCCGGCGCGCCTGACGCGCTCCATAGCCTCGGCACAGGGCCGCCGCGACTACCTGCGCGTACGCCTGACGCCGCTTGCGCACACAGCGCCCAACAGCGGCGACGCACTGTGCCCGCTGTACGAAGCCGATCCTCTCACGGGAACCTCCGGCATTATTACCGGCATGACGGCGGCTGACGGCCTGCTGGTCTGCCCGGAGAACCGCGAAGGATTCAATGCGGGAGACACGGTCATGGTGGAGCTTTTTCAGTAA
- a CDS encoding aldehyde ferredoxin oxidoreductase C-terminal domain-containing protein, protein MFRFLRVNMATKTCVFEEIPQEYAGLGGRALTSAIVAREVPPTCTPIGPHNKLVFAPGLLGATNSPNANRISVGCKSPLTEGIKESNAGGQPGGHLARLAILAVIVEDMAEEGQWWQLEVSKDHAKLVPSETAGLNNFDTVAKLVEKYGSDCSYVTIGRAGEFKLTAASIAFTDRELRPMRHAGRGGVGAVMGSKGLKAIIVNPEGGKNQPLVDEAAFRDASKRFAKALAEHPITSKGLAEYGTAVLVNILHEAGGLPTANFTVGRFDKHEAVSGELLNQVTKERGGTVAHGCMSGCMIRCSGILPDKKGKFQSKWPEYETLWAFGPHSGIGDLDAISQYDYLCDDIGVDTIDVGVAMGVAMAGGGIPYGDAKAVLAAMHAISEGTPLGRIIGCGTATTGRVFGVRRVPTVKGQSLPAYDPRAVKGQGVTYATSPMGADHTAGYAVTANILSSGGTVDPLKKEGQIELSRNLQVATASVDSVGLCLFTAFAILDVPDALPAIVDMLNAKFGWQLTGDDVVTLGQRILSTEIDFNRRAGITQAADVLPDFFTDEKLPPHNTTFDITHDELKTVFNWIEEKG, encoded by the coding sequence ATGTTTCGTTTTTTACGCGTTAATATGGCGACAAAAACCTGTGTGTTTGAAGAAATCCCTCAGGAATATGCGGGCCTTGGCGGTCGCGCCCTGACTTCGGCCATTGTGGCGCGCGAAGTTCCGCCCACCTGCACGCCCATCGGCCCCCACAACAAGCTGGTTTTCGCGCCTGGCCTGCTGGGCGCCACCAACAGCCCCAACGCCAACCGTATTTCCGTGGGCTGTAAAAGCCCGCTTACCGAAGGCATCAAGGAATCCAACGCGGGCGGTCAGCCCGGCGGGCATCTGGCCCGTTTGGCCATTCTTGCCGTGATTGTTGAAGACATGGCCGAAGAAGGCCAGTGGTGGCAGCTTGAAGTGAGCAAGGACCACGCAAAGCTGGTGCCTTCTGAAACGGCGGGGCTGAACAACTTTGATACCGTGGCCAAACTTGTTGAAAAGTACGGCAGTGATTGCAGCTATGTCACCATCGGCCGTGCGGGCGAGTTCAAGCTCACCGCCGCCTCCATTGCCTTTACCGACCGCGAGTTGCGGCCCATGCGCCATGCCGGGCGCGGCGGCGTGGGCGCGGTTATGGGCTCTAAAGGACTCAAGGCCATTATCGTGAATCCCGAGGGCGGCAAAAATCAGCCCCTTGTGGACGAAGCGGCCTTCCGCGATGCTTCCAAGCGCTTTGCCAAGGCTCTGGCCGAGCATCCCATCACGAGCAAGGGTCTTGCGGAGTACGGCACCGCCGTGCTTGTGAACATTCTGCATGAAGCGGGCGGCCTGCCCACGGCCAACTTTACCGTGGGCCGGTTTGACAAGCATGAGGCCGTGTCCGGCGAACTGCTGAACCAGGTTACCAAGGAGCGCGGCGGCACGGTGGCGCACGGCTGCATGAGCGGCTGCATGATCCGTTGCAGCGGCATTTTGCCCGACAAGAAAGGCAAGTTCCAGAGCAAGTGGCCGGAATATGAAACCCTGTGGGCCTTTGGCCCCCATTCCGGCATCGGGGATCTGGACGCCATCTCGCAGTACGACTATCTGTGCGACGACATCGGCGTGGACACCATTGACGTGGGTGTCGCCATGGGTGTTGCCATGGCTGGCGGGGGCATCCCTTACGGCGATGCCAAGGCCGTGCTGGCCGCCATGCACGCCATCAGCGAAGGCACGCCCCTTGGGCGCATCATCGGTTGCGGCACGGCCACCACTGGCCGGGTTTTCGGCGTGCGCCGGGTGCCCACGGTCAAGGGGCAGAGCCTGCCCGCCTATGACCCGCGTGCCGTCAAGGGCCAGGGCGTCACCTACGCCACCTCGCCCATGGGCGCTGACCACACGGCCGGGTATGCCGTTACCGCCAACATCCTGAGCAGCGGCGGCACTGTTGATCCGCTGAAAAAGGAAGGCCAGATCGAGCTTTCGCGCAATCTTCAGGTGGCTACGGCCTCGGTGGACTCCGTGGGGCTGTGCCTGTTCACGGCTTTTGCCATTCTTGACGTGCCGGACGCTTTGCCCGCCATTGTGGACATGCTCAACGCCAAGTTCGGCTGGCAGCTTACGGGCGATGACGTGGTGACGCTGGGCCAGCGCATCCTGTCCACGGAAATCGACTTCAACCGCCGCGCGGGCATCACCCAGGCCGCGGACGTGCTGCCCGATTTCTTTACGGATGAAAAGCTTCCCCCGCACAACACCACCTTTGACATCACCCACGACGAACTCAAGACTGTGTTCAACTGGATAGAGGAAAAGGGCTAG
- a CDS encoding class I SAM-dependent methyltransferase: MTAQHKNPENLVGELPFASLSDWLVAPVRMALLRLALELELPDILEEVHSVSGIAAHLKKNCGASADASRLTSLMDGMVAAGLACKKDGAYSNSALAGAYLRKGSPVFLGSLVASLSGMQHRNLPCLRERLFGEEPHPNANGANTMNPESRLNPEGRLRDEQHWKRSLAGLAAYQKAGAADILARLIAGLPGAAAFTSMLDLGCGPGITALRAATLLPDLHVTLCDFSPVLDMARAEAAACGMSDRVELRPGDFNTVALGHDHDLVWACQSLYYATDLPEFLKKVCAALRPGGLFVSVHEGVREGVAPEVLVLSRLSLAMEGQDVSLSYGQMTAAASGAGLERVLARPVPMLFGQAELEVFRKPHRADAGGEA, translated from the coding sequence ATGACCGCACAGCATAAGAATCCTGAAAATCTTGTGGGCGAACTGCCTTTCGCCTCTTTGTCCGACTGGCTGGTGGCCCCGGTGCGCATGGCGCTACTCAGGCTGGCCCTGGAACTGGAACTGCCGGACATTCTGGAGGAAGTTCACAGCGTGTCCGGCATTGCGGCGCACCTGAAAAAAAATTGCGGCGCGTCGGCGGACGCGTCCCGCCTGACAAGCCTTATGGACGGCATGGTCGCGGCCGGTCTGGCCTGCAAGAAGGACGGCGCATACAGCAACAGCGCCCTGGCAGGGGCGTATCTGCGCAAGGGATCGCCCGTTTTTCTGGGGAGCCTTGTGGCCTCGCTGTCGGGCATGCAGCACCGCAATTTGCCCTGCCTGCGTGAAAGGCTTTTTGGCGAGGAGCCTCACCCGAACGCGAACGGGGCGAACACAATGAACCCCGAAAGCAGGCTGAACCCCGAAGGCAGGCTGCGCGACGAGCAGCACTGGAAGCGCTCGCTGGCTGGCCTTGCGGCCTATCAGAAGGCTGGCGCTGCGGACATTCTGGCCCGGCTGATTGCCGGGCTTCCCGGTGCGGCGGCGTTTACGTCCATGCTGGATCTGGGGTGCGGGCCGGGCATCACGGCCTTGCGTGCGGCCACGCTTTTGCCGGATCTGCATGTCACGCTGTGCGACTTTTCGCCTGTGCTGGACATGGCCAGGGCAGAAGCCGCAGCCTGCGGCATGTCCGACCGCGTTGAACTGCGCCCCGGTGATTTCAACACCGTGGCGCTGGGCCATGACCACGATCTCGTCTGGGCCTGCCAAAGTCTGTACTACGCCACAGACCTGCCGGAATTTCTGAAAAAAGTGTGCGCCGCGCTGCGCCCCGGCGGGCTGTTTGTCAGCGTGCATGAGGGTGTGCGTGAAGGCGTGGCCCCGGAGGTGCTCGTTCTTTCGCGTCTTTCACTGGCCATGGAGGGGCAGGACGTGTCCCTGAGCTACGGGCAGATGACCGCCGCCGCCAGCGGTGCCGGGCTGGAACGCGTTCTGGCGCGCCCCGTGCCCATGCTGTTTGGCCAGGCGGAACTGGAAGTGTTCAGAAAGCCGCACAGGGCTGATGCAGGGGGTGAGGCATGA
- a CDS encoding molybdopterin biosynthesis protein has product MKRNTYLTLLPPDEARNLWFARLDAHAHCLAEETVLLTRALHRVLSRPVAARRSSPAFHGAAMDGIAVNAEDTFSASARNPLRLELGKAAHWINTGHPLPDGCNAVIMVENVNTETVGDVQWAVIEKAAFPWQHVRKMGEDMVATEIILPPGMCIGPYDLGALAAGGVLEVPVFARPRVAIVPSGSEIVPLSEAREEDLRAGRVLPEFNSLIFSAMITEAGGHPVTLPVVPDEPEAIAAAVMAALGALNTVEAGTGPETGAGTESGTGAGIESGAKSGTDAGEGMGTGEGMVAGTGANAGAGANAGAGAGADLVILNAGSSAGSHDYTAHVLESLGEVLVHGVSVMPGKPTILAVVRGKPVIGVPGYPVSAGIAMEEFVLPLLALWQKHVATEREKATAIPCNPLPSRPGMEERLRVKLGRVDGTIVAVPLPRGAGTITSLSRADGIIRIPRDSEGCDAGEPVTVDLLRPQAALDNALLAIGSHDNTLDLLDSLLRKTHPRYRLTSAHVGSLGGLMALGRGQCHLAGSHLLDAASGVYNRKAIEENLEEPVVLLRLVDREQGILTAPGNPLGISGIEDLARQGLRFVNRQRGSGTRVLLDYRLACLGIAPTRITGYRDEEYTHMNVAAAVLSGRADAGLAVRSAANALGLPFVPVGVEEYDLVIPRRFYETPAMQALLDVIRSADFKQEVTALGGYGTEKTGQIIWEYQGR; this is encoded by the coding sequence TTGAAACGCAATACCTACCTGACCCTGCTGCCGCCCGATGAAGCCAGAAACCTCTGGTTTGCAAGGCTGGACGCCCACGCGCACTGCCTGGCGGAAGAAACCGTTCTCCTGACTCGGGCGCTTCACCGCGTGCTCAGCCGTCCTGTGGCGGCCCGCCGATCGTCCCCGGCATTTCACGGAGCGGCCATGGACGGTATTGCCGTCAATGCCGAGGACACCTTTTCCGCTTCCGCGCGCAATCCCCTGCGCCTTGAACTCGGCAAGGCCGCCCACTGGATCAACACTGGCCACCCCCTGCCCGACGGCTGCAACGCTGTCATCATGGTGGAAAACGTCAATACCGAAACTGTCGGCGACGTTCAGTGGGCCGTCATAGAAAAGGCCGCCTTTCCCTGGCAGCATGTACGCAAGATGGGCGAGGACATGGTGGCCACGGAAATCATTTTGCCGCCCGGCATGTGCATTGGCCCGTATGATCTGGGCGCGCTGGCTGCGGGCGGCGTGCTTGAAGTGCCGGTGTTCGCGCGCCCGCGCGTTGCCATCGTTCCCAGCGGTTCGGAAATTGTGCCCCTGAGCGAAGCGCGGGAGGAAGACCTGCGCGCCGGACGGGTGCTGCCTGAATTCAATTCGCTGATTTTTTCGGCCATGATTACTGAGGCCGGGGGCCATCCCGTCACCCTGCCCGTGGTTCCCGACGAGCCGGAGGCCATTGCCGCCGCCGTCATGGCCGCTCTTGGCGCGCTGAATACGGTGGAAGCGGGAACGGGGCCAGAAACAGGTGCGGGGACGGAGTCGGGAACGGGGGCAGGAATAGAGTCTGGAGCGAAGTCGGGAACGGACGCAGGTGAGGGGATGGGCACAGGTGAGGGAATGGTCGCAGGAACGGGCGCGAACGCAGGTGCGGGCGCGAACGCAGGTGCGGGCGCGGGGGCCGACCTTGTCATCCTCAATGCCGGGTCTTCGGCAGGCAGTCACGACTACACGGCCCATGTGCTGGAATCATTGGGCGAGGTGCTGGTACACGGCGTTTCGGTCATGCCCGGCAAGCCCACAATTCTGGCTGTGGTGCGCGGCAAGCCTGTTATCGGCGTGCCCGGCTATCCGGTCTCGGCCGGTATCGCCATGGAAGAATTTGTGCTGCCCCTGCTGGCCCTGTGGCAAAAACATGTTGCAACAGAACGCGAAAAAGCCACGGCCATTCCCTGCAACCCCTTGCCCTCACGCCCCGGCATGGAGGAACGTCTGCGCGTGAAACTGGGCCGGGTGGATGGAACCATCGTCGCCGTGCCCTTGCCACGGGGCGCTGGCACCATTACCAGCCTGAGCCGCGCTGACGGCATCATCCGCATCCCGCGCGACAGCGAAGGCTGCGACGCCGGGGAACCCGTGACAGTGGACCTGCTGCGTCCGCAGGCCGCGCTTGACAACGCCCTGCTGGCCATCGGCAGCCACGACAACACGCTGGATTTGCTGGACAGCCTGCTGCGCAAAACCCATCCCCGCTACCGCCTCACCTCGGCCCATGTGGGCTCTCTGGGCGGGCTCATGGCCCTTGGGCGCGGCCAGTGCCATCTGGCTGGCAGTCATTTGCTGGACGCTGCCAGTGGCGTATACAACCGCAAGGCTATTGAAGAAAATCTTGAAGAACCCGTTGTTCTGCTGCGCCTTGTGGACAGGGAACAGGGCATTTTGACAGCGCCGGGCAACCCCCTTGGCATCAGCGGCATTGAGGATCTGGCGCGGCAAGGGCTGCGCTTCGTGAACCGGCAGCGCGGCAGCGGCACCCGCGTGCTGCTGGACTACAGGCTTGCCTGTCTTGGCATTGCGCCCACGCGCATCACCGGCTATCGGGATGAGGAATACACCCATATGAATGTGGCAGCGGCCGTGCTTTCAGGCCGCGCGGACGCGGGCCTTGCCGTGCGCTCCGCCGCCAACGCACTGGGTCTGCCCTTTGTGCCCGTGGGTGTGGAAGAATACGACCTCGTCATTCCCCGGCGCTTTTATGAAACCCCTGCCATGCAGGCCCTGCTGGACGTCATACGCAGCGCTGACTTCAAGCAGGAAGTAACGGCCCTCGGAGGCTACGGCACGGAAAAAACGGGGCAGATCATCTGGGAATACCAGGGCAGATAG
- a CDS encoding HesA/MoeB/ThiF family protein, giving the protein MTKSEVRAFFTPYLRAEYPAPSASPTASCGRGAPESTLFVSLTGLRAWAKLHGLPEREAMARLLYFNIWPERFRRNFGLFSAQDMARLLRSRILVLGCGGLGGHAAELLARMGAGFLRLADNDVFDESNLNRQRFCTESALGRPKALVLRQALADVASHLDVEAVQLEADEHNLPDLLRGVDVALDCLDTIAAKTALERACLAAGVPFVHGSVLRDEGFAYVNGGPTPRLAELYPQGQSGDELAEARREGVGTLAPAAVACLMVRLCLRIVLAPPSESSGAGAETDGAGAEEVAGVEEADGTEAGGAPCPCARPQVQESASASQESAAGGASAGNPASGYQPAGNMPAGNLPAGHGPQVLSPLYHLDMSVPELERFFWE; this is encoded by the coding sequence ATGACAAAATCAGAAGTGCGCGCTTTTTTTACTCCCTACCTGCGCGCCGAATACCCCGCACCTTCTGCCAGCCCCACGGCCTCCTGCGGGCGGGGCGCTCCTGAAAGCACACTTTTTGTGAGCCTTACCGGTCTGCGGGCCTGGGCAAAATTGCATGGCCTGCCCGAGCGTGAGGCCATGGCGCGCCTGCTGTACTTCAACATATGGCCCGAGAGGTTTCGCCGTAACTTCGGCCTGTTCTCCGCACAGGACATGGCCCGTCTGTTGCGCAGCCGTATTCTTGTTCTTGGCTGCGGCGGGCTTGGGGGCCACGCGGCGGAGTTGCTGGCGCGTATGGGCGCGGGTTTTTTGCGCCTCGCGGACAATGATGTTTTTGACGAGAGCAATCTCAACCGCCAACGCTTCTGCACCGAAAGCGCCCTGGGCCGTCCCAAGGCCCTTGTGCTGCGGCAGGCCCTTGCAGACGTGGCTTCGCACCTTGACGTGGAGGCAGTGCAGTTGGAGGCGGACGAGCACAATCTGCCGGATCTTCTGCGGGGTGTGGATGTGGCCCTGGATTGCCTGGACACTATCGCGGCCAAGACAGCGCTGGAAAGGGCCTGTCTTGCGGCGGGAGTGCCCTTTGTGCATGGCTCCGTCCTGCGGGACGAGGGCTTTGCCTATGTGAACGGGGGGCCGACGCCCCGTCTGGCGGAACTGTATCCGCAGGGGCAAAGCGGTGACGAACTGGCAGAGGCCCGCCGTGAAGGCGTGGGCACGCTGGCCCCGGCGGCTGTGGCCTGTCTTATGGTCAGGCTGTGCCTGCGCATTGTGCTTGCCCCGCCTTCCGAGTCTTCTGGGGCAGGGGCTGAAACCGATGGGGCCGGGGCAGAAGAGGTCGCCGGGGTAGAAGAGGCCGACGGGACGGAAGCGGGCGGCGCACCATGCCCCTGCGCCAGGCCGCAGGTACAGGAAAGCGCATCTGCCTCGCAGGAAAGTGCCGCCGGGGGGGCATCAGCCGGAAATCCGGCATCCGGGTACCAGCCAGCGGGCAATATGCCAGCCGGTAATCTGCCAGCCGGGCATGGCCCACAGGTATTGTCACCCCTCTACCATCTGGACATGTCCGTACCGGAACTGGAGCGCTTTTTCTGGGAATAA
- a CDS encoding triphosphoribosyl-dephospho-CoA synthase: MSCLKNLCACAPVRQKSPSLSSARVGELAARAAILEAAAGPKPGLVCRDSQGAHKDMDYATFVRSARALQGYFTQAHALGSATASLEPQAVFPRLRALGLKAEQDMFAATNGVNTHKGLIFSLGLFCAALGRLVRLGSAANVQALCRTAASFVRGITGADMAALPCGPQAAQRAIPGFCPRKARHALPKAMRPLLEKGLNRSLTPGEVIYVMYGMRGVRGEAEQGFPGVALACHSLRRHGAAINMNRAMVHTLLELLASVEDTSLLWRGGGRGFALARAYAAATLDAGGLNTAHGRRTLDRMSAAFVRRRLSPGGCADMLATGVFLHLLGR, from the coding sequence ATGTCCTGCCTGAAAAACCTGTGCGCATGCGCCCCCGTGCGGCAGAAAAGCCCGTCCCTATCCTCGGCCCGCGTCGGTGAACTGGCAGCACGGGCCGCCATTCTTGAAGCCGCCGCCGGGCCAAAGCCGGGGCTGGTCTGCCGTGACAGCCAGGGCGCGCATAAGGACATGGACTACGCCACCTTTGTGCGCAGTGCTCGTGCCCTGCAAGGCTATTTCACCCAGGCCCACGCGCTGGGTTCGGCCACCGCATCGCTGGAACCGCAGGCCGTCTTCCCACGCCTGCGGGCGCTGGGCCTCAAGGCGGAACAGGACATGTTCGCGGCCACCAATGGCGTCAATACCCACAAAGGACTGATTTTCTCCCTGGGCCTCTTCTGCGCCGCCCTGGGCAGACTGGTCAGGTTGGGCAGCGCCGCCAACGTGCAGGCCCTCTGCCGCACGGCGGCCTCCTTTGTGCGGGGCATCACCGGAGCGGACATGGCCGCCCTGCCCTGCGGCCCCCAAGCGGCACAACGGGCCATTCCGGGCTTCTGCCCCCGCAAGGCGCGGCACGCCCTGCCCAAGGCCATGCGCCCTCTGCTGGAAAAAGGCCTTAACCGCAGCCTCACCCCCGGCGAGGTCATCTATGTCATGTACGGCATGCGCGGCGTGCGCGGCGAGGCGGAACAGGGCTTTCCCGGCGTGGCCCTTGCCTGCCACAGCCTGCGGCGGCATGGCGCGGCCATAAACATGAACAGGGCCATGGTCCATACCCTGCTGGAACTGCTGGCCAGCGTCGAGGATACGAGCCTGCTCTGGCGCGGGGGCGGCAGAGGCTTTGCCCTGGCCAGAGCCTACGCAGCCGCGACCCTTGACGCTGGCGGGCTCAATACCGCTCACGGCCGCCGCACCCTTGACCGCATGAGCGCGGCCTTTGTGCGGCGCAGGCTCAGCCCCGGCGGCTGCGCCGACATGCTCGCCACAGGCGTTTTTCTGCACCTGCTAGGACGTTAG
- a CDS encoding MoaD/ThiS family protein, with product MGIYDLAAFASKEFVMHLTVKLSTTLRDHVPGYNPEAGLQLAMPEGSSAEQLARHLNLPLQDIKIVMVNGRQRKVDDLLRDGDRIAFFPAVGGG from the coding sequence ATGGGCATATATGATCTGGCCGCCTTTGCGTCCAAGGAGTTTGTCATGCACCTGACCGTGAAGCTGAGCACCACGTTGCGCGACCATGTGCCCGGCTATAATCCGGAAGCGGGCCTGCAGCTTGCCATGCCGGAGGGCAGCAGCGCGGAGCAGTTGGCCCGGCATCTGAATCTGCCGCTGCAAGACATCAAAATTGTTATGGTCAACGGACGCCAGCGTAAGGTTGACGATCTCCTGCGCGACGGAGATCGCATTGCCTTCTTCCCGGCTGTCGGTGGAGGCTAG
- a CDS encoding ABC transporter permease, producing MKNSLSMLKLRRGLLWRLLGCVLFLGAWQWAAARGGGLALASPLETWFALVDLAAQPWFWTQGMLPTLGRVLAGFGLGLLAGGLLGWIAGIYPEAALLLLPFRWVLSSVPGVVLVILAMLWCGVGSGMIILIVALTSAPTIYMALQEGLGAVDPALCEMVRLYRVPLRKRFTELYLPAVAAPLVSACVVALGGGMRVAILGETLGASQGLGYTLALARADLNTPGLYAVALVSMLLVSAIEATFLRCLRNKLCGGGRP from the coding sequence GTGAAGAATAGTCTGAGTATGCTGAAACTGCGGCGCGGTCTGCTGTGGCGTCTGCTCGGATGCGTGCTTTTTCTGGGCGCATGGCAATGGGCCGCTGCACGTGGCGGCGGGCTGGCGCTGGCCTCGCCTCTGGAAACCTGGTTCGCGCTGGTGGATCTGGCCGCACAGCCCTGGTTCTGGACGCAGGGCATGCTGCCCACCCTTGGGCGGGTGCTGGCCGGGTTCGGGCTGGGGCTTCTGGCAGGAGGGCTGCTGGGGTGGATTGCCGGAATCTATCCCGAGGCGGCCCTGCTGCTCTTGCCTTTTCGCTGGGTGCTTTCAAGCGTGCCGGGCGTTGTGCTGGTTATCCTGGCCATGCTCTGGTGCGGGGTGGGGTCGGGCATGATCATCCTGATTGTGGCGCTTACCAGCGCCCCCACCATCTATATGGCGCTTCAGGAAGGGCTGGGCGCGGTTGATCCGGCGCTGTGCGAAATGGTGCGGCTTTACAGGGTTCCCTTACGCAAACGATTTACGGAACTCTATTTGCCCGCAGTGGCCGCGCCGTTGGTGTCAGCCTGCGTGGTGGCTCTGGGCGGCGGCATGCGCGTGGCGATTCTGGGGGAAACCCTCGGGGCTTCACAGGGACTTGGCTATACGCTGGCTCTGGCGCGGGCAGACCTTAACACGCCAGGACTATATGCCGTGGCCCTGGTCAGCATGCTGCTGGTCAGCGCCATTGAGGCCACGTTTCTGCGCTGCCTGCGCAATAAACTGTGCGGGGGAGGAAGACCATGA
- a CDS encoding ABC transporter ATP-binding protein, producing MTRQTPLAPQTPLAPQTRQIPLAPQTPRAPLAPLVRLCDVGHCFGAHRVLCKVNFTLEAGGCVVLTGPSGAGKSTLTRIMTGLLRPQEGTAHLTVRRVGFVFQEPRLLPWRTALQNVLLPCDAHQPEARRYALEMLEAVGLSGATSLLPGELSGGMRQRVSLARALAVRPDLLILDEPFTGLDGPLREDMKALIESLVGAGQAGAAMAVVQVAHHQQDILSHASAQFRLERGTLTTVPSMLV from the coding sequence ATGACCCGACAGACTCCACTGGCCCCACAGACTCCACTGGCTCCACAGACCCGACAGATTCCACTGGCTCCACAGACTCCAAGGGCTCCACTGGCCCCACTGGTAAGGCTTTGTGACGTCGGGCATTGTTTCGGCGCGCATAGGGTGTTGTGCAAGGTCAATTTTACGCTTGAGGCTGGCGGGTGCGTGGTGCTTACAGGCCCCAGCGGCGCGGGAAAATCCACATTGACGCGCATTATGACGGGCCTGTTGCGCCCGCAGGAAGGCACCGCGCACCTCACTGTCCGGCGTGTGGGCTTTGTTTTTCAGGAGCCACGCCTTCTGCCCTGGCGCACGGCCCTGCAAAACGTCCTGCTGCCCTGTGACGCGCATCAACCGGAAGCGCGGCGCTACGCCCTTGAAATGCTGGAAGCCGTGGGCCTCTCCGGGGCAACTTCCCTGCTGCCGGGCGAGCTGTCCGGCGGTATGCGGCAGCGGGTTTCTTTGGCCCGCGCTCTGGCCGTGCGCCCGGATCTTCTCATTCTGGACGAGCCGTTCACGGGGCTGGACGGCCCCTTGCGTGAAGACATGAAGGCGCTGATTGAAAGCCTGGTGGGCGCGGGGCAGGCCGGGGCCGCCATGGCTGTGGTTCAGGTTGCGCACCATCAGCAGGACATCCTGAGCCATGCCAGTGCGCAGTTCCGGCTTGAGCGCGGCACGCTGACAACAGTGCCATCCATGCTGGTATAA